One genomic window of Pecten maximus chromosome 3, xPecMax1.1, whole genome shotgun sequence includes the following:
- the LOC117322863 gene encoding uncharacterized protein DDB_G0271670-like, translated as MFGIRDLTLLTLVVVGCWVADGADLRREKRGYLFGAPVECGFLAHYDWNAGACVCDHGCSGTPDTGCHLITVAQPLPVLQPEPDVIQDSESSSSSSSSSSSSSSSSSSSSSSSSSESESSESESESSEIGSESSEIGSNSSNSGSKSSKNGSNSSGD; from the exons ATGTTTGGGATCAGAGATCTTACGTTGCTAACGTTGGTCGTGGTCGGATGTTGGG TGGCGGATGGAGCTGACCTGAGGAGAGAAAAGAGAG GCTACCTTTTTGGGGCTCCTGTGGAATGTGGATTCTTGGCTCATTATGACTGGAATGCTGGAGCATGTGTATGTGACCATGGATGCAGTGGAACTCCAGATACTGGATGTC ATTTAATCACCGTAGCTCAACCACTACCAGTCCTTCAGCCAGAGCCAGACGTGATACAAGACAGCGAaagcagtagtagtagtagcagcagcagcagcagcagtagCAGTAGCAGTAGCAGTAGCAGCAGTAGCAGTAGTAGCGAAAGTGAAAGTAGCGAGAGCGAAAGTGAAAGTAGCGAGATCGGAAGTGAAAGTAGCGAGATCGGAAGTAACAGTAGCAACAGCGGAAGTAAAAGTAGCAAAAACGGAAGTAATAGCAGCGGGGATTAA
- the LOC117324514 gene encoding dynein regulatory complex protein 8-like, with protein MAGADEQKENTDSLLADIQKRITDAFDIFDNENNKTVDVREVGTIIRSLGCCPSETELHDMLAEIEEEEPTGYIRFEKFLPMMTKVLMERRYKPLPEDQLLKAFQVLDHDNKGFLTQEDLAKYMSEDGEPFQQEEMEEMLSAAVDPEKGCILYKDYVSRMTIEEV; from the exons atggccggaGCCGACGAACAGAAAgagaacacag ATTCCTTGTTGGCTGATATCCAGAAAAGGATTACAGATGCATTTGACATTTTtgacaatgaaaataacaaaacagttgATGTCAG GGAAGTGGGTACAATCATTCGCTCCTTAGGCTGTTGTCCCAGTGAGACTGAACTCCATGACATGCTTGCAGAG ATAGAAGAAGAGGAGCCAACAGGATATATTCGTTTTGAGAAGTTTTTACCGATGATGACGAAAGTTTTGATGGAGAGACG ATACAAACCTCTACCAGAGGATCAGCTGTTGAAGGCGTTCCAAGTTCTGGACCACGACAACAAGGGCTTTCTTACACAAGAAGACTTGGCCAAATACATGTCAGAGGATG GTGAACCATTCCAACAAGAAGAAATGGAAGAAATGCTGTCTGCCGCCGTGGATCCCGAGAAaggatgtatattatataaggaCTATGTGTCGCGAATGACAATCGAGGAAGTGTAA
- the LOC117324513 gene encoding uncharacterized protein LOC117324513 isoform X1, which translates to MSSLRALLVEAKVDELHVVETTNNTKSLYFTGIGANDKWKICSTNGTDVWKVELDTDELESYKDAAEVSTVEAFLSKFRKGFVGGDITTLIGGTKITINIGKGTDKIAVDVFEAKAAERKTELQNVLFRLADKNMSLQADLAAAEKTVVALKAQKGQGAAGFSLNDIGPKTSNQSKARPKTGMSAINPNSKKRKAPTGVVFD; encoded by the exons ATGTCGAGTTTAAGAGCGCTTCTGGTCGAAGCCAAAGTTGATGAATTGCATGTAGTTGAAACAACGAACAACACCAAAAGCTTGTATTTCACAGGAATAGGAGCAAATGACAAATGGAAAATATGCTCAACAAATGGGACGGACGTGTGGAAAGTTGAACTAGATACAGATGAGCTCGAATCTTATAAAGATGCAGCAGAAGTCAGCACTGTAGAAGCATTCTTGTCAAAATTcag GAAAGGTTTTGTTGGTGGAGACATTACAACACTTATCGGAGGAACAAAGATAACCATCAACATCGGCAAAGGAACCGACAAAATAGCAGTCGATGTTTTTGAGGCAAAAGCAGCTGAAAGGAAAACAGAACTTCAGAATGTGTTGTTTCGATTGGCTGATAAGAATATGTCCCTGCAAGCAGATTTGGCTGCTGCTGAAAAAACAGTTGTTGCCTTGAAAGCACAAAAAGGTCAGGGAGCTGCTGGGTTTTCCTTGAATGACATAGGACCAAAGACTTCTAACCAGTCTAAAGCTAGGCCAAAGACAGGCATGAGTGCCATCAATCCAAACAGTAAAAAGAGAAAAGCACCCACTGGTGTTGTGTTTGATTAG